TATAAGTTATAAAATTATTTATATGATTTATTTTTTATACTATCTAGCGATTTTGGTTCCCTTGGGGATGATTGACGCCCTATGGCTTGGAGTAGTGGCCAAAGGGTTTTATGCCGAGCGCATGGGTTTTTTGTTTCAAAAATCAATAAATTTTACGCCAGCGGTTTTGTTTTATTTGGTTTATGCCGCGGGTATTCTGGTTTTGGCAGTGATGCCGGCTTTGGCAAAAAATAATTGGCTGGAAGCTTTGTGGCGCGGGGCGCTTTTGGGCTTGGCGGCTTATAGCGCTTATGATTTGACCAATCAGGCGACTATTGCCAATTGGCCTTGGACAGTGACTATGGTAGA
This is a stretch of genomic DNA from Candidatus Kuenenbacteria bacterium. It encodes these proteins:
- a CDS encoding DUF2177 family protein gives rise to the protein MIYFLYYLAILVPLGMIDALWLGVVAKGFYAERMGFLFQKSINFTPAVLFYLVYAAGILVLAVMPALAKNNWLEALWRGALLGLAAYSAYDLTNQATIANWPWTVTMVDILWGVFVTAATSIIAFFIINYFK